A single region of the bacterium genome encodes:
- the ppsA gene encoding phosphoenolpyruvate synthase — MKKKTEKLILWFKDISIKDVSLVGGKNASLGEMFSELTRKSLPAGRQGINVPNGFALTSRAYWRFIKENHLQKKLESAFKDFNPQNIVSLQKTGKFCRRLILQSRIPADLENETRKFYQQLSEKYGSKEIEVAVRTSGVAEDSPTASFAGQFETFLNVKGEEKLLWAVKQSLISIFTDRAIAYREQNKIPQLKFALSVGVQKMVRSDLASSGIIFTLDTESGFRNVVLVNSIYGVGELIVKGKITPDEFCVFKPTLKDYRPVIVKNLGRKTRKYVFDEKGGLKEMAVSPGEQARFSLTEEEVLTLAKWACLIEKHYGQPQDIEWAKDGKTGKLFVVQSRPETVQAIKSQNYFEEYEIKTSQKPILKGIAIGSKIGQGRAKIIKSTAEISHFRQGEVLVTKMTDPDWLPAMRIASALVTDEGGRTSHAAIVSRELGIPAVVGTKTGTKMLKTGKETTIDCSSGEGRIFKGKIPFSFRRSDLRKLPETKTKIMVNIGAPEIAYKTSFLPAAGVGLARTEFILAEKIKIHPLALYHYKELKVPSSKFQVPNKSQIQNPKLKTIIKQIDEITVGYKDKKEYFVDELAEGISQIAAAFWPRPIILRLSDLKTNEYRNLIGGELFEPEEQNPMIGLRGASRYYSQKFQPAFEMECQAIKKAINEFGLKNIWLMVPFCRTPKEGKKVLDLLAKNGLKPTSAEAAKATAGEEKLKVLVMAEIPSNILLADEFLNIFDGMSIGSNDLAQLVLGLDRDNAELSKIGDERNEAVKQMISQIIKACQKKNKYVGICGEASANFPDFVEFLVKEGIESISVNPDSVIKTIMKVNEVEKNTAPQKN, encoded by the coding sequence ATGAAAAAGAAAACAGAAAAATTGATTTTATGGTTCAAAGATATTTCTATTAAAGACGTGTCGCTGGTGGGCGGAAAAAACGCTTCTTTGGGGGAAATGTTTTCCGAATTGACCAGAAAAAGCCTGCCTGCCGGTAGGCAGGGGATTAATGTTCCGAACGGCTTTGCCTTGACCAGCCGGGCTTATTGGCGCTTCATAAAAGAAAACCACCTGCAGAAAAAACTGGAGAGCGCTTTTAAGGATTTTAATCCGCAAAACATTGTCAGCCTGCAGAAAACCGGAAAATTCTGCCGCCGGCTGATTTTACAGAGCAGAATCCCAGCTGACCTGGAAAATGAAACGAGGAAATTCTACCAACAACTGTCAGAAAAATACGGCTCAAAAGAAATCGAGGTTGCCGTCAGAACCTCGGGCGTGGCCGAAGACAGTCCGACTGCTTCTTTTGCCGGACAATTCGAAACTTTTCTCAACGTCAAAGGCGAAGAAAAACTGCTTTGGGCTGTCAAACAAAGTCTGATCTCGATTTTCACCGACCGAGCCATTGCCTACCGCGAACAGAACAAAATTCCCCAGTTGAAATTCGCTCTTTCGGTCGGCGTTCAAAAAATGGTTCGGTCGGATCTGGCCAGCTCGGGCATCATTTTCACTCTGGATACGGAAAGCGGTTTTAGAAACGTCGTCCTAGTTAACTCAATCTACGGCGTCGGAGAACTAATCGTCAAAGGAAAAATTACTCCGGATGAATTCTGCGTTTTCAAACCAACTCTCAAAGATTATCGGCCGGTCATCGTCAAAAATCTCGGCCGGAAAACAAGAAAATACGTCTTTGATGAAAAAGGCGGCCTAAAAGAAATGGCGGTGTCTCCTGGCGAACAAGCCAGATTTTCCCTGACAGAAGAAGAAGTCCTGACCCTGGCCAAGTGGGCCTGCCTGATTGAAAAACACTATGGCCAGCCCCAGGACATTGAATGGGCCAAGGACGGCAAGACCGGAAAATTGTTCGTTGTCCAATCAAGGCCGGAAACAGTCCAGGCAATCAAATCACAGAACTATTTTGAAGAGTATGAAATAAAAACCAGCCAAAAGCCGATTCTTAAAGGAATCGCCATCGGCAGTAAAATCGGCCAAGGCAGGGCGAAAATTATAAAGAGCACGGCCGAAATCAGCCATTTCAGACAGGGCGAAGTGTTGGTGACGAAGATGACTGATCCTGATTGGCTGCCGGCAATGCGAATCGCCTCAGCTCTCGTCACAGACGAAGGAGGTCGGACCTCCCACGCCGCTATTGTTTCACGGGAACTAGGCATTCCTGCGGTTGTCGGAACAAAAACCGGAACCAAAATGCTGAAAACCGGCAAAGAAACCACCATTGATTGTTCGTCCGGAGAAGGTCGGATTTTCAAGGGCAAAATTCCCTTTAGCTTCCGGAGATCGGATCTCCGGAAGCTACCAGAAACAAAAACAAAGATAATGGTTAATATCGGCGCCCCGGAAATCGCTTATAAAACGTCATTCCTGCCGGCTGCGGGCGTGGGACTGGCAAGAACAGAGTTCATTTTGGCGGAAAAGATAAAGATACATCCGCTCGCTCTTTATCACTACAAAGAGCTCAAGGTTCCAAGTTCTAAGTTCCAAGTTCCAAACAAATCCCAAATTCAAAATCCCAAATTAAAAACAATAATCAAGCAAATAGACGAAATAACGGTTGGTTATAAAGATAAAAAAGAATATTTTGTCGATGAACTGGCCGAGGGAATTTCACAAATTGCCGCCGCCTTTTGGCCAAGGCCAATAATTCTCCGTTTGTCAGACCTCAAAACTAATGAGTACCGGAATTTGATTGGCGGAGAATTATTCGAGCCGGAGGAACAAAACCCAATGATAGGATTGCGCGGCGCTTCCAGATATTACAGCCAAAAATTCCAGCCGGCTTTTGAAATGGAGTGTCAAGCGATTAAAAAAGCAATCAATGAATTCGGCTTGAAGAATATTTGGCTGATGGTGCCTTTTTGCCGCACCCCGAAAGAAGGCAAGAAAGTTCTGGATCTCTTGGCGAAAAATGGCTTGAAACCCACTTCTGCTGAAGCCGCTAAAGCTACGGCGGGCGAGGAAAAACTCAAGGTATTGGTCATGGCGGAAATTCCTTCAAACATTTTGCTTGCCGACGAATTCCTGAATATATTTGACGGCATGTCAATCGGATCAAATGACTTAGCCCAGCTGGTTTTGGGATTAGACCGCGACAACGCTGAATTGAGCAAAATCGGCGACGAAAGAAACGAGGCCGTAAAACAAATGATTTCGCAAATTATCAAAGCCTGCCAAAAGAAAAACAAATACGTCGGCATCTGCGGCGAAGCGTCAGCGAACTTTCCCGATTTTGTCGAATTCCTAGTCAAAGAGGGGATCGAATCAATTTCCGTCAATCCTGACAGCGTAATAAAAACGATCATGAAAGTCAACGAAGTTGAAAAAAACACAGCCCCTCAAAAAAATTGA